The DNA region ctctccaccttcattccctcattctctgtcgtgcaactcctgctcgggaGAGTGCCCGTGATAACATTCGGGTGTCTCTCAGTTCGTCATGACCACTAGTGCTTAGTGGAATCACGGTCaaccattgtatcctgggaaacagacgacccgagtaaacctAGAAGAACTGACaaaggtggggcgaatctgtttcaatgAAACTGCCTTAGTTACAAGCCTCGGTCAGTTTTCTTGGTCGGTCTCTTCATCTGTCCGGTCGACCTGTCTGCTCGCCCGCCCGGTCTGCCTTTCGCCAGACCTGTCTGCCTCTCGCTCGGCCGATCTGCTTCACGCGACCTGCCTGTCCATTCCTGTCTGCTCGCCCGGTCTGCCTTTCGCCAAACCTGTCTGCCTCTCGCTCGGTCGGTCTGCTTCGCCCGATCTGCATGTCTAGACCTGTCTACTCGCTTGGTCTGTCTTTCACCATACCTGTCTGTCCACCCAATTTGCTTCTCGCTTGGCTGGTCTGCTTCACCCGACCTGCCTTTCTATCCGCCTGACACTAGATCGCCCGGCCTGCCTCTCATCAGGCATGTCTGCCCGCTCGGTCAGCCTTTCTGCTCGGTTGGCCTTTCTGATCTGCTGCGTCCACTCGTGCTGCTCGGCCGATCAGCCCGTTCTATCAACACTGTGCAAACTGCCTTCATCACCTGGTAGAAACCATCCCCTGCTTGTAGTCTAAGATCATTcgctcaggtcatctctattgtaagttgaatttaaattctgtgtaattttaaattcagctaaatCTCCAAAATCTCCGACAACATATTGTTTTGTCCAATAGTAGAACACTTAAAAAAAACTCATATATGAGTTGTTCTAAACTACTgggatcaaggctatatttataactctGATCAAGGCGCCTgaacgtggataaaattttatcctcatcgCAACGAATCACGCCACGTCACGATTTGATAGAGTTTTGGGTTCGGGTGCtcagaagggttccgagcgcccggagtctgGGAGTCCAAACCCAAAAGTAAACTtcttgttgactttttggtccgggtcttctgctccgattCCACTCACTtgggtccgagtcttccgctctggctcctctcgcttgggtgattttggccattcgGAATAacgctcacccgaactcatttttcggCCTTTCTTGAGCATCCTTCCACTTCTGCTTCTCGCCCCTCAGAAACACCCCCCGTCTCCTTCTTGTCAGCTTGTGTACtattccgcagcaccttgtccttCAGACGCATCGAGCtcatcgactctctcctgtgtcgtccttctcgctagctgcgtcttttgcttgactttcTGTGCTTTTAAGTTTCTGCAtatttagacacaagggttaaaccacaacaggacctaatttaTCCTAGTCgatcatatcaaaattacctcggggtacttacaatctctccttttttttatatgagtaacccaagttaagttaggaaaaaaaacaaCCAAATAATAgacatttggaaaaaaaaacaaataatagagatattttgcatttaaaatatgtaaaaaaatcTATCTCTATCTTCTACCTCCCCTTATACTTTACCTCTAATTTCTAATtctcccccctttgatcacattaaaaatggaatATTAAACAAATGACTTGGAaacaaatctaaaacaaaatctAAGGGACACAAAGTTGAAAATGACTATTATccagaaaattaggaaaatataaattttgaaaaatatttttaagttgaaCTATTCTTTCTCcgaaaaattaagattaaattaatttgaatcaGAAATTTTGCAGAACAATTTATTTGAaagcattaaataattttataacagTTAAATGCTtaaagttagtcaattaaacattcatttcagtaattggcttctaggttgtGTTGAGTCATTAGGTCATTTTGattattggaacaacaatcacttctagacaaagtttcttaaaaaaattaaatatttaatttttttctgaAAGTCCTAggtctaacttaaaaaaataagttatgcacaaaaagataattttaatttaaacatgactTTGGAACCAAAAGCAGATtccttcctactagattaattaaaaactttctagGAACATACTtctgtgatatttttctaattttcccttATAATATTTAAGATACCAATTTAGGTTTCTACAATTTTTCTaggtattttgattatcatatgcaaagtttcttgattttttaatttggtcattcaattttttattttcatcttttaatttatcatatattTCTAGGGGACATGTATTTTCTATGATTGTTCTTAATTCAGAAACTTTcttttttatattaatattttttgtttttagtttacATAGCGATCTGATCCTGGATTTAATACCTGAATATGACTGGTTAGGGGTAGTAAACATATCTCACTTACCAGATCTGTTCTGAAGTTTGTTTCTTCCTTCTCGTTGAAACTTTCTTCTGAGGAGCCTCCCCCTTCATTTATGCTCTCCTCCAGGTGGCTTGTCATAGTGCAAATCTAGTGTACTCCTCCAGATTTGATTCTGATGATGACTCATCCTACGTCGCCTTCAGGATTTTGTGCTTTGTTGTGGTTGGTTCCTTCTTGTTATCCTTCTTCTTCAGCTTTAGCCAGTCATTCTTGATATGACCCTCTTCATTACAATTATAGCATCttaccttccttgctctttttttCTTTGTTTACACTTGATTAAAgttaatagttttaaaaaaattcttgaatttcCTTATCATATATGTTGTTTCATCATCGTCGAAGGAATTGTCGGCGTCTGATGCATCTTTCTTGGCTTTTAGAGAAATATTATTTGATTTCTCTATTTCCTGATAATCTATACAGCgcgactcgtgaagttcaaaagttaaaaataagcTTTCAAGAGTGCATagctcaaggtccttagagatgtaagcatctactaaggttgactACTCTTGAGTTCTCGGAAAAAAGTTAAGTACGTACTTTAAGGAGtcacgatttgttaccttttctcccaGGTTGTTGAGCTAGGTGATTAGGTCTTTGATCCTTAcatggagttgtgctaccttctctcccttgttcatctAGAGATTTGTCAATTCACTTTGGAGGATGTCCCGCTTTGCGAGTTTGGCTtcctcgtggagctccaggaatttatcccagagatCTTTGGCAGAGTTGTAGCTTCCAATCCAGCTAACCTCCTGTGGCGGAAGAATGTTGAGTAGATGAAACTCTACTTTTCCATtagccacgaagtcggcttgctcatgtttaaaaaaaaaatcattgctcttaatatattgggcaaaattgatatttgagaacatggatataatcaggagaattgGACAAATACATAGgagctagtttcatatcaatctaaAGTCGTTTGGTTCATTAGACGGTTTTGGGTAAAACTAGTTGATGGACCAAACGTCCTcatattgacatgaaactagtttttaTGCGTTTGATTAGTTCTCTTGCTTATATCtatgccctcaaacatcaatttgacataatatattgagagcggtaattttttaaatatgaatatatttgaaaaatctaattcatgtttaaaaaattactattctcaatatattgagtcaaattgatgtttgatggATCTAGACAAACATGAAACTAACTCAtatatgttcgtctagttctcatgattatatcatttttctcaaattttaatttgaccaaatatatcgagagcagtaattttttgaacatgaatatgtTCGAAAAATCTAATTCATGGTCAAAAGATTACTGCTCCccatatattaagtcaaattaatgtttgatgtcatgaatataatcaggaaaaCTAGTCGAACATATAACAACTAATTTCATACCAATCCAAACTCGTTTAGTCCATAAATCAATTTTGGactaatatattgagaataatgtttttttaaagatgaattagatttttcgAATATATTTGTATTCAAAAAATCACCGCTCTTAATATattatatcaaattaatatttgagggtatAGATATAATTAGGAAAACTAGACGAATATATAGAAAGtaatttcatatcaatccgaAGACGTTTGGTCTATCAGTCAGTTTTGCCCAAAACCTACTGATAGACCTAAACAGTTTAAAATGACTTGGAACTAGTTCTTATGTAtttgtctagttctcctgattatattcgtgtttttaaatatcaatttgatccaatacactgagagtagtgattttttaaacatgaatataatatatttaaaaatataatttatgttcaaaaaattattgttctcaatatattaggtcaaattaacGTTTGAAGATATAAATATAATCTGGAGGACTAGACGAATACATAAGTTACTATTCTTAATATATtgaataaaattgatatttgagggcatgtatataatcaagagaattagatgaacatataaaaattaattttatgtcAATTCAAGATAGTTTGATTTATCAACTGATTTTatctcaaattaattttgataTCGGAATAAATTAATTCTATTGATTTTCATTATCAATTTGATTAATTTTCTCGAAACTTAGACATAAAGAAAAATCAATTTGTTTTGTGTTAAAAATCAATtgactaatttttaaaaaattgatttgattaattttttttttatcaatcaattcattagaaataaaataaaataaaaatagatacatgataattttaaaaaatctaccTACCTAATTCGGTAAACGCTAGTacgtggtaaaaaaaaaaaaaaaaatagaattgtcACCCTAGAGGTTCCTAGCCTCGACCCCACCAAATTTCAGAGATAGTAAATTATGATTAATACTGGGTAGGATAAATGACTAAAGGTCGAAAGAATTTTTGGTAAAACGCTGGTATGTGAATCATAACTgggatgtatatttttttttcacgTATCTGAAGCTCCCCGAGATCGCGAAAAGTCTATAACTTAATTTGACATCGCTACTCCATCTCATCTGATGATgtattttttaatgaaaataatttacttttgtatttttgaaatttgtaCAATAATTCTCTTATTTTTTATGATgatcatatatatttatatatattaaaaaataaatcttaTTGCAGTCGAAGCCGCCAACCAATCattgatacattttttttttcatttttcaattttttattattgAAAAATAAGTACTAAAAGTCAAATTGCAGATACAGCTGGCCAAATTTGTGAACATGGGTGCGCACGGGCAGCATACCAAAATCGACTAAACTAAATGAATAtatttactatatataaatagatTGTCTATAATAAATTCAATTCTTTTTTGAGATTCTATATTGACAACTATACTTTTATACCGTTAAATATCAAGATAGAGACAAACTACGAGTCTCTCCGATAAAAGTTTCGAGAATAACAGCCCTTGCGAGAAGGCCTAACTATATGAGTCCAATAAAAGCACTACGATTTACCTAGAACATTATATTAATTTGAAGTTAGGGATTAAATTATAAGTATTTAAATGATAATCTAAGTATTTTACTGTGATATTATAATATTAGGACCTATTAACTTTATACAGAGGATTTATATCCTTACAACGTAGCACAAACGGTAGATGCACGATATCTCTGGCCTAATAACTAGAGGTCAATTCTTAGGAACGAACGACTTGAAGTTTATCTTATCATACACCTGATGTCTGTGTATCTATATATACTTCCCTCCATATTCATGGGACTAACACTAGGAGAccattaatataatgaatctacatttataaaaataaagaGAACTCATACTAAATAGTTTGTTTTAATAATTTAGAGTTTAGAATACaactaatatttttaataaaaaatagattatttatattatttatttgattttagtaataatttaacctaacttaattaatgttttaatcaattttgttgtTAGATGATTATATATTTAATGTAAGGGTTATAGATTTAAATctcaattttattataaatatatatgcgtattaattaaaaaaaaagatcttTGGGgagaattaaaatttgaaaaagcaAATCACAGTCCTGAATTAACCCTTTTTAGATTTACTACGATTTATTTAACCCTTTATCCAACAGCGAAATTGCTactaaaaaaagggaaaaaaaacaatctAATCACCAAGATGGCCTCGCCCTCGCTGCCTGGGCTGCGCCACCGTCTTCCTCCACTCCTCCTTCTTTGTCGTCGCCTCACCAACGCTCCGACGACGGCCTTTGAAGAGTCCCTCACCGCCCGCTCTGCTCTCGCCCTCCTCCGCTCCGAGAAAGACCCTACTCGCATCCTGTCCATCTGCCGTGCTGCCGCTCTATCGCCTACTTCCTACCCCGATCGCGCCGCCCTCTCTGTCGCCGTGTCGGCCCTATCGACCTCCGGATCCCAATCTTCTGTACGCTCTCTCCTCGATGGTCTTCTCTTGTCACCCTCGGCCGCCGCTGTCCGCCCCCATCTCATCGTCCTCTTTGGCCAGGCTGGCATGCTATCCGACGCCCTTCGCGTCTTCGAAGCTTCACATACTCCTTCAGTTCGTACCTTCAACTCCCTTCTTTTCGCCTGTATCCTCTCTAAGAAGCACTCCGAAGTCCCCAGAATCTTCTACGATTTCACCATTTCCTACCAAATAAAACCTGATCTCACTACCTACAACACTGTCATCAAAGCGTTCTGCCAATCTGGATCCTCAAGGTGCTTCTTTTCCGTTTTGGCTGAGATGAAGCGGTTTAGAGTCAAGCCAAATGCCACCACTTTCGGCACTGCCTTGGCCGGATTTTACCGTGAGCAGTTGTTTGATGATGTAAGGAAGATTTTGTTATTGATGAAGAAGCACAAATGCCGTGCCAATCTTTCAATTTACAATGTTAGGATACAGAGCTTGTGCAAGCTGAAAAGAAGTAATGAGGCGAAGGAGTTACTGAGGGAAATGCGAAAAAAGTGCATGGAGCCCGACTGGGTCACCTATGATCACCTGATCTTGGGATGTTGCGGCGAGGGGAATTTGAAGGAGGCAATGATGTATTTCAACGAGAT from Zingiber officinale cultivar Zhangliang chromosome 4B, Zo_v1.1, whole genome shotgun sequence includes:
- the LOC121976790 gene encoding pentatricopeptide repeat-containing protein At1g61870, mitochondrial-like gives rise to the protein MASPSLPGLRHRLPPLLLLCRRLTNAPTTAFEESLTARSALALLRSEKDPTRILSICRAAALSPTSYPDRAALSVAVSALSTSGSQSSVRSLLDGLLLSPSAAAVRPHLIVLFGQAGMLSDALRVFEASHTPSVRTFNSLLFACILSKKHSEVPRIFYDFTISYQIKPDLTTYNTVIKAFCQSGSSRCFFSVLAEMKRFRVKPNATTFGTALAGFYREQLFDDVRKILLLMKKHKCRANLSIYNVRIQSLCKLKRSNEAKELLREMRKKCMEPDWVTYDHLILGCCGEGNLKEAMMYFNEMKKRGLVPKSTCYFTLIYYLCKGKDFEVALEVCKESIGKNWVPHFSIMVELVNGLISVSKLKEAREMLEKLKEKFPSNCEMWKDVEENLALVTH